In the genome of Bradysia coprophila strain Holo2 unplaced genomic scaffold, BU_Bcop_v1 contig_232, whole genome shotgun sequence, one region contains:
- the LOC119076597 gene encoding ankyrin repeat domain-containing protein 11 isoform X2 has product MSFKQNVKAMPSHPRPRGFSSGSSSSGRSAAQNTPMSERQQMALLMQMTSSNQELSPGGQSYLPARSRDRNERGETALHVAAIKGDHEGVKKLLDQGMSPNVADFAGWTPLHEACNHGHTNVAMMLVKAGANVNAKGLDDDTPLHDAAVMGQLKLVKLLVERGADPYLKNKKGKTPCDVASAPTVYNYLISAKDTAGGGRSSQQNKKPSDAKKVQDDADDSSSLAGITASTNSTPNTTASNVTKDEDDVYEFKSTPKDSSSSSGDDKSDAGKGSDKSSDEKSDDQTVNQLKRTYSDVETNEDGNSADDETKRKKRKDSEQTVKDAGKGSVSSRNTPQRQEKGAKASGGPAKSVCLNKVSTALERKSPCPSPKPPNNKTTDSDAEADDKNGDNFGSSGPKVPPLKIVIPQQGMSGDQETGSRNGKNASTRNHAALPYVVASSSNSNDSADKESVSSRCTSPSDSAKSVDEKKMSNEEQRQQRVLRSSHRGGQSVDRGSNNSSPQLQSSSPSPAPASTCDPSTNEATPKQASTSTPNNNPSPANAPSTSDTDNNTNVPSPSSTSSTKESTQNTVDLHPRKRKIRASKEENKQSVSAPSSSTSSTDNNDNVPSNEIHPHDQPITNCYQSFHLIRQQIERRHRNLFPVQPKAPQGFQDYLMNRRTYVLDGKTPNDVTTNTPATVAVQMKDLYTMQEKERHKLKMQHVVEKEKLVLAVEQEILRVHSRAARALANQSLPFSACTILRDEEVYNMITPEQEEKDRNARSRYNGRLFISWLQDVDDKWEKIKEAMVLRHHNEAESLNAVQKMDWEWKMKELTLCEYKAQPVIEETHVPMVHVSEDFDLLPA; this is encoded by the exons atgtcgTTCAAACAGAATGTAAAGGCAATGCCGTCTCATCCGAGGCCTAGAGGCTTTTCTAGTGGATCAAGTAGCTCAGGTCGATCAGCTGCCCAAAACACACCAATGTCCGAACGACAACAAATGGCATTGCTCATGCAAATGACATCGTCCAATCAAG aaCTCAGCCCAGGTGGTCAAAGTTATCTACCTGCTCGATCGCGGGATCGCAATGAGCGCGGAGAGACCGCATTACATGTGGCAGCTATTAAGGGCGATCATGAAGGTGTCAAGAAATTACTGGATCAAGGCATGAGTCCGAATGTTGCAGACTTTGCCG GCTGGACCCCATTGCATGAAGCTTGCAATCATGGCCACACTAACGTTGCCATGATGCTGGTGAAGGCTGGTGCGAATGTGAATGCAAAAGGACTGGACGACGATACCCCATTACATGATGCAGCGGTTATGGGTCaattgaaattggtcaaaTTGCTGGTGGAGCGCGGTGCTGATCCGTACTTGAAGAATAAGAAAGGCAAAACGCCTTGTGACGTTGCATCTGCACCCACAGtctacaattatttaatttcGGCGAAAG acaCCGCTGGTGGTGGTCGCTCAAGTCAACAGAACAAAAAGCCGTCAGATGCAAAAAAGGTTCAAGATGACGCAGATGATTCATCCAGTCTGGCCGGCATCACCGCTTCCACCAATTCCACACCGAATACAACCGCTTCAAACGTGACGAAAGACGAGGACGATGTGTACGAATTCAAATCGACACCGAAAGATTCATCAAGCTCCTCTGGCGATGACAAATCGGATGCTGGTAAGGGTTCGGACAAGTCATCGGATGAAAAGAGTGACGATCAGACCGTTAACCAATTGAAGCGCACTTACTCCGATGTGGAAACGAATGAAGATGGAAACAGTGCAGACGATGAAACGAAGAGAAAGAAGCGAAAGGATTCGGAGCAGACTGTCAAAGATGCGGGTAAAGGATCTGTGAGCAGTAGAAACACACCTCAACGACAAGAAAAGGGTGCGAAAGCTTCTGGTGGACCGGCAAAGAGTGTTTGTTTGAATAAAGTCTCGACTGCGTTGGAAAGAAAGAGTCCTTGTCCTAGTCCAAAGCCTCCGAACAATAAAACAACGGACAGTGATGCTGAAGCGGATGATAAGAACGGCGACAATTTTGGTAGTTCGGGTCCAAAAGTTCCTCCACTAAAAATTGTAATACCGCAGCAAGGTATGAGTGGTGATCAAGAAACTGGTTCTAGGAATGGGAAAAACGCTTCAACCAGAAATCACGCCGCGTTGCCATATGTTGTAGCTTCATCGTCGAATAGTAATGATTCGGCTGATAAAGAAAGCGTTTCGTCTCGTTGTACAAGTCCTTCGGATTCTGCAAAGAGTGtagatgaaaagaaaatgtccaACGAGGAACAACGTCAGCAACGAGTGTTACGTAGTTCACACCGCGGTGGACAATCTGTCGATAGAGGTTCAAATAATTCATCTCCGCAGTTACAAAGCAGTTCTCCATCACCTGCACCAGCTAGTACTTGTGATCCATCGACGAACGAGGCCACACCGAAACAAGCTTCAACATCAACACCAAATAATAATCCCAGCCCTGCCAATGCACCTTCGACTTCCGACACCGACAACAACACTAACGTTCCGAGTCCGTCTTCAACATCATCGACTAAAGAATCTACGCAGAACACAGTCGATTTACATCCGAGAAAGCGAAAAATTCGTGCCAGCAAAGAAGAGAACAAACAATCAGTCAGCGCTCCATCATCATCTACATCCAGTACGGATAACAATGACAACGTGCCATCAAACGAAATCCATCCACACGATCAACCAATCACTAATTGTTACCAATCGTTCCACTTGATTCGTCAGCAAATAGAACGACGACATCGAAATTTGTTTCCCGTTCAGCCAAAAGCACCGCAAGGATTCCAGGACTATCTGATGAATCGACGAACGTACGTTTTGGACGGTAAGACGCCAAACGATGTGACAACAAACACACCAGCCACCGTTGCCGTACAGATGAAGGATCTGTACACGATGCAAGAAAAAGAGCGACACAAACTGAAAATGCAGCATGTGGTGGAGAAGGAGAAATTGGTGCTGGCTGTCGAACAAGAAATATTGAGAGTTCATTCACGGGCAGCACGGGCGCTGGCCAATCAGTCATTGCCCTTCTCAGCGTGTACCATACTTCGGGACGAAGAAGTATACAATATGATTACACCCgaacaagaagaaaaagatCGGAACGCCCGGTCGAGATACAATGGACGTTTATTCATTAGTTGGTTGCAGGACGTGGACGATAAATGGGAAAAGATTAAG GAGGCAATGGTTCTACGACATCACAACGAAGCGGAAAGTTTGAATGCCGTGCAAAAAATGGACTGGGAATGGAAGATGAAGGAGCTGACATTATGCGAATACAAAGCTCAACCGGTGATCGAAGAAACACATGTGCCAATGGTTCACGTCAGCGAAGATTTCGATTTGCTGCCTGCGTAG
- the LOC119076597 gene encoding ankyrin repeat domain-containing protein 11 isoform X1 → MSFKQNVKAMPSHPRPRGFSSGSSSSGRSAAQNTPMSERQQMALLMQMTSSNQVELSPGGQSYLPARSRDRNERGETALHVAAIKGDHEGVKKLLDQGMSPNVADFAGWTPLHEACNHGHTNVAMMLVKAGANVNAKGLDDDTPLHDAAVMGQLKLVKLLVERGADPYLKNKKGKTPCDVASAPTVYNYLISAKDTAGGGRSSQQNKKPSDAKKVQDDADDSSSLAGITASTNSTPNTTASNVTKDEDDVYEFKSTPKDSSSSSGDDKSDAGKGSDKSSDEKSDDQTVNQLKRTYSDVETNEDGNSADDETKRKKRKDSEQTVKDAGKGSVSSRNTPQRQEKGAKASGGPAKSVCLNKVSTALERKSPCPSPKPPNNKTTDSDAEADDKNGDNFGSSGPKVPPLKIVIPQQGMSGDQETGSRNGKNASTRNHAALPYVVASSSNSNDSADKESVSSRCTSPSDSAKSVDEKKMSNEEQRQQRVLRSSHRGGQSVDRGSNNSSPQLQSSSPSPAPASTCDPSTNEATPKQASTSTPNNNPSPANAPSTSDTDNNTNVPSPSSTSSTKESTQNTVDLHPRKRKIRASKEENKQSVSAPSSSTSSTDNNDNVPSNEIHPHDQPITNCYQSFHLIRQQIERRHRNLFPVQPKAPQGFQDYLMNRRTYVLDGKTPNDVTTNTPATVAVQMKDLYTMQEKERHKLKMQHVVEKEKLVLAVEQEILRVHSRAARALANQSLPFSACTILRDEEVYNMITPEQEEKDRNARSRYNGRLFISWLQDVDDKWEKIKEAMVLRHHNEAESLNAVQKMDWEWKMKELTLCEYKAQPVIEETHVPMVHVSEDFDLLPA, encoded by the exons atgtcgTTCAAACAGAATGTAAAGGCAATGCCGTCTCATCCGAGGCCTAGAGGCTTTTCTAGTGGATCAAGTAGCTCAGGTCGATCAGCTGCCCAAAACACACCAATGTCCGAACGACAACAAATGGCATTGCTCATGCAAATGACATCGTCCAATCAAG tagaaCTCAGCCCAGGTGGTCAAAGTTATCTACCTGCTCGATCGCGGGATCGCAATGAGCGCGGAGAGACCGCATTACATGTGGCAGCTATTAAGGGCGATCATGAAGGTGTCAAGAAATTACTGGATCAAGGCATGAGTCCGAATGTTGCAGACTTTGCCG GCTGGACCCCATTGCATGAAGCTTGCAATCATGGCCACACTAACGTTGCCATGATGCTGGTGAAGGCTGGTGCGAATGTGAATGCAAAAGGACTGGACGACGATACCCCATTACATGATGCAGCGGTTATGGGTCaattgaaattggtcaaaTTGCTGGTGGAGCGCGGTGCTGATCCGTACTTGAAGAATAAGAAAGGCAAAACGCCTTGTGACGTTGCATCTGCACCCACAGtctacaattatttaatttcGGCGAAAG acaCCGCTGGTGGTGGTCGCTCAAGTCAACAGAACAAAAAGCCGTCAGATGCAAAAAAGGTTCAAGATGACGCAGATGATTCATCCAGTCTGGCCGGCATCACCGCTTCCACCAATTCCACACCGAATACAACCGCTTCAAACGTGACGAAAGACGAGGACGATGTGTACGAATTCAAATCGACACCGAAAGATTCATCAAGCTCCTCTGGCGATGACAAATCGGATGCTGGTAAGGGTTCGGACAAGTCATCGGATGAAAAGAGTGACGATCAGACCGTTAACCAATTGAAGCGCACTTACTCCGATGTGGAAACGAATGAAGATGGAAACAGTGCAGACGATGAAACGAAGAGAAAGAAGCGAAAGGATTCGGAGCAGACTGTCAAAGATGCGGGTAAAGGATCTGTGAGCAGTAGAAACACACCTCAACGACAAGAAAAGGGTGCGAAAGCTTCTGGTGGACCGGCAAAGAGTGTTTGTTTGAATAAAGTCTCGACTGCGTTGGAAAGAAAGAGTCCTTGTCCTAGTCCAAAGCCTCCGAACAATAAAACAACGGACAGTGATGCTGAAGCGGATGATAAGAACGGCGACAATTTTGGTAGTTCGGGTCCAAAAGTTCCTCCACTAAAAATTGTAATACCGCAGCAAGGTATGAGTGGTGATCAAGAAACTGGTTCTAGGAATGGGAAAAACGCTTCAACCAGAAATCACGCCGCGTTGCCATATGTTGTAGCTTCATCGTCGAATAGTAATGATTCGGCTGATAAAGAAAGCGTTTCGTCTCGTTGTACAAGTCCTTCGGATTCTGCAAAGAGTGtagatgaaaagaaaatgtccaACGAGGAACAACGTCAGCAACGAGTGTTACGTAGTTCACACCGCGGTGGACAATCTGTCGATAGAGGTTCAAATAATTCATCTCCGCAGTTACAAAGCAGTTCTCCATCACCTGCACCAGCTAGTACTTGTGATCCATCGACGAACGAGGCCACACCGAAACAAGCTTCAACATCAACACCAAATAATAATCCCAGCCCTGCCAATGCACCTTCGACTTCCGACACCGACAACAACACTAACGTTCCGAGTCCGTCTTCAACATCATCGACTAAAGAATCTACGCAGAACACAGTCGATTTACATCCGAGAAAGCGAAAAATTCGTGCCAGCAAAGAAGAGAACAAACAATCAGTCAGCGCTCCATCATCATCTACATCCAGTACGGATAACAATGACAACGTGCCATCAAACGAAATCCATCCACACGATCAACCAATCACTAATTGTTACCAATCGTTCCACTTGATTCGTCAGCAAATAGAACGACGACATCGAAATTTGTTTCCCGTTCAGCCAAAAGCACCGCAAGGATTCCAGGACTATCTGATGAATCGACGAACGTACGTTTTGGACGGTAAGACGCCAAACGATGTGACAACAAACACACCAGCCACCGTTGCCGTACAGATGAAGGATCTGTACACGATGCAAGAAAAAGAGCGACACAAACTGAAAATGCAGCATGTGGTGGAGAAGGAGAAATTGGTGCTGGCTGTCGAACAAGAAATATTGAGAGTTCATTCACGGGCAGCACGGGCGCTGGCCAATCAGTCATTGCCCTTCTCAGCGTGTACCATACTTCGGGACGAAGAAGTATACAATATGATTACACCCgaacaagaagaaaaagatCGGAACGCCCGGTCGAGATACAATGGACGTTTATTCATTAGTTGGTTGCAGGACGTGGACGATAAATGGGAAAAGATTAAG GAGGCAATGGTTCTACGACATCACAACGAAGCGGAAAGTTTGAATGCCGTGCAAAAAATGGACTGGGAATGGAAGATGAAGGAGCTGACATTATGCGAATACAAAGCTCAACCGGTGATCGAAGAAACACATGTGCCAATGGTTCACGTCAGCGAAGATTTCGATTTGCTGCCTGCGTAG
- the LOC119076597 gene encoding ankyrin repeat domain-containing protein 11 isoform X3 — translation MPSHPRPRGFSSGSSSSGRSAAQNTPMSERQQMALLMQMTSSNQVELSPGGQSYLPARSRDRNERGETALHVAAIKGDHEGVKKLLDQGMSPNVADFAGWTPLHEACNHGHTNVAMMLVKAGANVNAKGLDDDTPLHDAAVMGQLKLVKLLVERGADPYLKNKKGKTPCDVASAPTVYNYLISAKDTAGGGRSSQQNKKPSDAKKVQDDADDSSSLAGITASTNSTPNTTASNVTKDEDDVYEFKSTPKDSSSSSGDDKSDAGKGSDKSSDEKSDDQTVNQLKRTYSDVETNEDGNSADDETKRKKRKDSEQTVKDAGKGSVSSRNTPQRQEKGAKASGGPAKSVCLNKVSTALERKSPCPSPKPPNNKTTDSDAEADDKNGDNFGSSGPKVPPLKIVIPQQGMSGDQETGSRNGKNASTRNHAALPYVVASSSNSNDSADKESVSSRCTSPSDSAKSVDEKKMSNEEQRQQRVLRSSHRGGQSVDRGSNNSSPQLQSSSPSPAPASTCDPSTNEATPKQASTSTPNNNPSPANAPSTSDTDNNTNVPSPSSTSSTKESTQNTVDLHPRKRKIRASKEENKQSVSAPSSSTSSTDNNDNVPSNEIHPHDQPITNCYQSFHLIRQQIERRHRNLFPVQPKAPQGFQDYLMNRRTYVLDGKTPNDVTTNTPATVAVQMKDLYTMQEKERHKLKMQHVVEKEKLVLAVEQEILRVHSRAARALANQSLPFSACTILRDEEVYNMITPEQEEKDRNARSRYNGRLFISWLQDVDDKWEKIKEAMVLRHHNEAESLNAVQKMDWEWKMKELTLCEYKAQPVIEETHVPMVHVSEDFDLLPA, via the exons ATGCCGTCTCATCCGAGGCCTAGAGGCTTTTCTAGTGGATCAAGTAGCTCAGGTCGATCAGCTGCCCAAAACACACCAATGTCCGAACGACAACAAATGGCATTGCTCATGCAAATGACATCGTCCAATCAAG tagaaCTCAGCCCAGGTGGTCAAAGTTATCTACCTGCTCGATCGCGGGATCGCAATGAGCGCGGAGAGACCGCATTACATGTGGCAGCTATTAAGGGCGATCATGAAGGTGTCAAGAAATTACTGGATCAAGGCATGAGTCCGAATGTTGCAGACTTTGCCG GCTGGACCCCATTGCATGAAGCTTGCAATCATGGCCACACTAACGTTGCCATGATGCTGGTGAAGGCTGGTGCGAATGTGAATGCAAAAGGACTGGACGACGATACCCCATTACATGATGCAGCGGTTATGGGTCaattgaaattggtcaaaTTGCTGGTGGAGCGCGGTGCTGATCCGTACTTGAAGAATAAGAAAGGCAAAACGCCTTGTGACGTTGCATCTGCACCCACAGtctacaattatttaatttcGGCGAAAG acaCCGCTGGTGGTGGTCGCTCAAGTCAACAGAACAAAAAGCCGTCAGATGCAAAAAAGGTTCAAGATGACGCAGATGATTCATCCAGTCTGGCCGGCATCACCGCTTCCACCAATTCCACACCGAATACAACCGCTTCAAACGTGACGAAAGACGAGGACGATGTGTACGAATTCAAATCGACACCGAAAGATTCATCAAGCTCCTCTGGCGATGACAAATCGGATGCTGGTAAGGGTTCGGACAAGTCATCGGATGAAAAGAGTGACGATCAGACCGTTAACCAATTGAAGCGCACTTACTCCGATGTGGAAACGAATGAAGATGGAAACAGTGCAGACGATGAAACGAAGAGAAAGAAGCGAAAGGATTCGGAGCAGACTGTCAAAGATGCGGGTAAAGGATCTGTGAGCAGTAGAAACACACCTCAACGACAAGAAAAGGGTGCGAAAGCTTCTGGTGGACCGGCAAAGAGTGTTTGTTTGAATAAAGTCTCGACTGCGTTGGAAAGAAAGAGTCCTTGTCCTAGTCCAAAGCCTCCGAACAATAAAACAACGGACAGTGATGCTGAAGCGGATGATAAGAACGGCGACAATTTTGGTAGTTCGGGTCCAAAAGTTCCTCCACTAAAAATTGTAATACCGCAGCAAGGTATGAGTGGTGATCAAGAAACTGGTTCTAGGAATGGGAAAAACGCTTCAACCAGAAATCACGCCGCGTTGCCATATGTTGTAGCTTCATCGTCGAATAGTAATGATTCGGCTGATAAAGAAAGCGTTTCGTCTCGTTGTACAAGTCCTTCGGATTCTGCAAAGAGTGtagatgaaaagaaaatgtccaACGAGGAACAACGTCAGCAACGAGTGTTACGTAGTTCACACCGCGGTGGACAATCTGTCGATAGAGGTTCAAATAATTCATCTCCGCAGTTACAAAGCAGTTCTCCATCACCTGCACCAGCTAGTACTTGTGATCCATCGACGAACGAGGCCACACCGAAACAAGCTTCAACATCAACACCAAATAATAATCCCAGCCCTGCCAATGCACCTTCGACTTCCGACACCGACAACAACACTAACGTTCCGAGTCCGTCTTCAACATCATCGACTAAAGAATCTACGCAGAACACAGTCGATTTACATCCGAGAAAGCGAAAAATTCGTGCCAGCAAAGAAGAGAACAAACAATCAGTCAGCGCTCCATCATCATCTACATCCAGTACGGATAACAATGACAACGTGCCATCAAACGAAATCCATCCACACGATCAACCAATCACTAATTGTTACCAATCGTTCCACTTGATTCGTCAGCAAATAGAACGACGACATCGAAATTTGTTTCCCGTTCAGCCAAAAGCACCGCAAGGATTCCAGGACTATCTGATGAATCGACGAACGTACGTTTTGGACGGTAAGACGCCAAACGATGTGACAACAAACACACCAGCCACCGTTGCCGTACAGATGAAGGATCTGTACACGATGCAAGAAAAAGAGCGACACAAACTGAAAATGCAGCATGTGGTGGAGAAGGAGAAATTGGTGCTGGCTGTCGAACAAGAAATATTGAGAGTTCATTCACGGGCAGCACGGGCGCTGGCCAATCAGTCATTGCCCTTCTCAGCGTGTACCATACTTCGGGACGAAGAAGTATACAATATGATTACACCCgaacaagaagaaaaagatCGGAACGCCCGGTCGAGATACAATGGACGTTTATTCATTAGTTGGTTGCAGGACGTGGACGATAAATGGGAAAAGATTAAG GAGGCAATGGTTCTACGACATCACAACGAAGCGGAAAGTTTGAATGCCGTGCAAAAAATGGACTGGGAATGGAAGATGAAGGAGCTGACATTATGCGAATACAAAGCTCAACCGGTGATCGAAGAAACACATGTGCCAATGGTTCACGTCAGCGAAGATTTCGATTTGCTGCCTGCGTAG